A segment of the Strix uralensis isolate ZFMK-TIS-50842 chromosome 23, bStrUra1, whole genome shotgun sequence genome:
GAAGTGGGCgtctgctcccagcccagcccctcaaGTCGTAATTTTGgtactttttcctcaaaaaataagAGAGATGGAGGCAAGGGGGCTGCTGTGTCCCCCATGCTCAAGCTGTCGTCTCTCCTGCAGCCATGAAAGCCGACCGCAAGCGCTTGAAGGCGGAGAAGACGGACCTGGTGAGCCAGATGCAGCAGCTGTACGCCACGCTGGAGAGCCGCGAGGAGCAGCTCCGCGACTTCATCAGGAACTACGAGCAGCACAGAAAAGTGAGTGCGGGAGCCCAGCACCCTGGTCTGGTGGCATGGGGGGCTGGCAGCGACATGAGTGCAAAACGCGGTTTGCCATTGGGCAAAAACCCACCAAAGCCCCAGCTGGCCTCTTGCAACCGGGTAGATGCTTCCCTGCTGCGGGGGCTGGACTGCAGCAGGTTAAGGATAAGTAAATACCAGAGGAAATCAGGCCAGTGAGCCAGACCTGGGAAATTTGATGTAATTTTAACCAGATGCATGGTGGGGCATCCCTCTTCGGAGGGCTGGCCGCACCCTACAGCTCCCTGCTGCTGTTCTGGCTGTCCCGTGGCTCTGGTGACACCCTAAGGTACCGCGTGCTCTTCAGCACCGCAGCAGTCAGGTGGTCCCCGAGGGGGTTGTGGCAGAGGGGTTTGTAGTAGCGGGTGGGTTTCCCCTCCCTGATGGCCACCCCGTGTCCCAGCAGGAGAGCGAGGACGCGGTGAAAGCCCTGGCGAAGGAGAAGGACCTCCTGGAGCGGGAGAAGTGGGAGCTGCGGCGGCAAGCCAAGGAGGCAACGGATCACGCCAGCGCCCTCCGCTCCCAGCTCGACCTGAAAGACAACCGCATGAAGGAGCTGGAGGCCGAGCTGGCCATGGTGAGCTCGGTAACACAGCGGGCACAACTCGAGGGTCAGCCCTGCATCGCTGCTGCGGGCGCTTGGCTCAGCAGCTCGGGTGATTGAAACGCCCCAGTGAGTTTTGCCAAGGttaaatatttattgcaataTTGCATGTAAGTGTTTGCTGCGGTGCTCGTGTTAGTGCAAtactggcaggaaaaaaatccctcgGTAaaagggcagtggtggagtccccatccctggaggggttgaagagtcgggttgacccagcgctgagggatctggtggagttgggaacggtcagggtgaggtgaatggttggactggaggagcttcaagggcttttccaaccgagatgattctgtgaaaaggagCTGGATATCCTCAGTGCAGGGAGCAACACAATTCGGGTATTTACTTGTGAAGGGGAGGGCGGGTTTGGTGCACTGTGTTGCTGCTGGTTCTGCTGCGCCAGGAGATGTTCTTACGGTTTTTTCCCGCCACCACCACCTTGGTGTCCTTCCCCAGGCCAAGCAGTCCCTCGCCACGCTGACCAAGGACGTCCCCAAGCGCCATTCCTTGGCCATGCCGGGTGAGACGGTGCTGAACGGCAACCAGGAGTGGGTGATGCAGGCCGACCTCCCGCTGACGGCCGCCATCCGGCAGAGCCAGCAGACCCTCTACCACTCGCACCCCCAGCACTCGGCAGACCGGCAAGGTGAGCCCCCCTCCACTGATCAGGGTGCGGGGCCAAACCCGCTTGGGGGAGTGGCCTTATtcttccacagagaaaaaaaaaaaatgggcacaATGCCCCCAAAATAGGTTTTTCGGAAGTGTGTGAGAGGCTTTGCGTGGGGTCAGGTTTGCTGTCATGATGTTAACTCCCCGATGCCCTCCTGCCTTCCAGCGGTCAGAGTGAGTCCCTGTCATTCCCGGCAGCCGTCCATCATCTCCGACGCCTCCGCAGCCGAGGGCGACCGATCGTCCACGCCGAGCGACATCAA
Coding sequences within it:
- the KAZN gene encoding kazrin isoform X4 yields the protein MKEMLTKDLEETHGSKSPEVLSATELKVQLAQKEQELARAKEALQAMKADRKRLKAEKTDLVSQMQQLYATLESREEQLRDFIRNYEQHRKESEDAVKALAKEKDLLEREKWELRRQAKEATDHASALRSQLDLKDNRMKELEAELAMAKQSLATLTKDVPKRHSLAMPGETVLNGNQEWVMQADLPLTAAIRQSQQTLYHSHPQHSADRQAVRVSPCHSRQPSIISDASAAEGDRSSTPSDINSPRHRTHSLCNGDSPGPVQKNLHNPIVQSLEDLEDQKRKKKKEKMGFGSISRVFARGKQRKSLDPGLFDGTAPDYYIEEDADW